The following is a genomic window from Roseitalea porphyridii.
GCCACGATGTTCTTGTTGATGCCGACGCCGAAGATGCGCCCGTCGGCGTGGTCCATCTCCATGTAGCAGATCGCCGCCGCATCGGAGCCGTGCTGAAGCGAGTGCTCGGAATAGTCGCGCACCGACATGGAAAGCCCGTAATGGGTGTTGATCGCATCGACGAACCCGTCGATCGGCCCGGTGCCGTGGCCCCGGATCTCGATCTCCTCGTTGCCGTCCATCAGGATCGCGTCGACGATGCGTCTGCCGGCATTGTCGGGATCGGGCGCGGTGGTGTGGCTGACGAACCGGATGCGCGGATGCGGCACGTCGACATAGGTCGCCAGGAACGCCTCGTGGATGCGCTTGGAGGACAGTTCCTTGCCCTCGCGGTCGGTGATGTCCTGGATGATCTCGCGGAACTCCACCTGCAGGCCGCGCGGCAGGTTCAACCCGTAATCGGCCTGCAGGATATAGGCGATGCCGCCCTTGCCCGACTGCGAGTTGATCCGGATGATCGCCTCGTATGACCGGCCGACGTCTTCGGGATCGATCGGCAGATAGGGCACTTCCCAGACGTCCGACCTGGCCTCGCGGTGGGCCTTCATGCCCTTGTTGATCGCGTCCTGGTGCGAGCCGGAGAACGCCGTGTAGACCAGTTCGCCGACGTAAGGATGGCGTTCGGGAATGGCGAGCTGGTTGCAGTGCTCGTAGACGTCGCGGATCGCGTTGATGTCCGAGACATCCAGGCCGGGGTCGACGCCTTGCGTGAACATGTTCAGCGCCAGCGTGACGATGTCGACATTGCCGGTGCGCTCTCCATTGCCGAACAGCGTGCCCTCGACCCGGTCGGCGCCGGCCATCAGGCCCAGTTCGGTCGCCGCGATCCCGGTGCCGCGGTCATTGTGCGGATGCAGCGAGACGATCACGCTGTCGCGCTTGTCGAGGTTCCGGCACATCCATTCGATCTGGTCGGCATGGATGTTGGGCGTCGACATCTCGACCGTTGCCGGCAGATTCAGGATCAGCTTGTTGTCCGGCGTCGGCTGGACGATCTCGGTGACCGCGTTGCAGATTTCCAGCGCCACCTCCAGTTCGGTGCCGGTGAAGCTTTCCGGCGAATACTGGAAGCGATACCCGCCGCCCGCCCTGGCCGCCATGTCGGTGATCATCTTGGCCGCGTCGGTGGCGATCTGCTTGATGCCGGCGACGTCCTTGCCGAACACGACACGCCGCTGCAACTCGCTGGTGGAGTTGTAGAAATGGACGATCGGATGACGCGATCCCTCCAGCGACTCGAACGTCCGCGCGATCAGTTCGGGCCGGCACTGCACCAGCACCTGAAGGGAGACGTCGTCGGGGACATTGCCCTCCTCGACGCACCAGCGTGCGAAGTCGAAGTCGGTCTGGGAGGCCGAGGGAAAGCCGATTTCGATCTCCCTGAAGCCCATCTTGAGCAGCAGCGCGAACATGCGCGTCTTGCGCTCGTGGCCCATCGGCTCGATCAGCGCCTGGTTGCCGTCGCGCAGGTCGACCGAGCACCAGATCGGCGGCTCGGTGATGGTCTTCGATGGCCAGGTCCGGTCGGGCAGGTCGACCGGCGGATAGGGCCGGTACTTGCGGTTCGCCGCCGGCATGCCGGGGCCACGGTGCTGTGCGGCCGTATCGGTCTTGAAGTGGGTGGTCATGGTCTCATCCTTCGCCCGCCCTTGGAACGGCGCTTGGGGCGTCCCGGCGGTGTGTGTCATTGAACTGGCGATGTAAAGATGACGGGGCGGCGACGGGACGGTTCGGTCCCGGCATTACGACCACCGGGCGCCCTGTCGCAAGATCAGGCCCGGCAGCCGCCGCTAAGAAGGAGAAGACCGAGGTCAAGCGCGTGCGCACCCCGCCCTGCCGGGGCGGAGGATGTCAGGGCGCATCGTGCGGCGCCGATGGATCGCGCATCGATCATGGTCACGATCTGTAGGTCAGCTTGCCGACGATGACAAGCCCGTCCTCACCGCTGGATCGCCGCGATATAGCCGATGATCGCGTCGATCTGTTCGGGCGTTGCGACGAACTCCGGCATGTCCGGGTGACCGGTGACGATGCTTTGCGCAAACGCTTCTTCAAGCGCGTCCACCGGGTAACGCCTGAGCAGGCCGCGGAACGGCGGCGCCTCTTCATGGGCGCTCTCGTCGTGGACGCCGATCGCGTGGCATTCGGCGCAATTGGTCTCGACGAGCGCGCGGCCATAGTCCTGCGCCAGGGCCGGAGCGCCGACGCTCGCGGCCAGCGCGGTCAGGGCCGTGACGGCAAACCACCGAACCCGCATGCTAGCTCTCCGTGCGGTTCCGGGCGTCGACGAGCCGCCCCACCACGTTCTCGATCATCTTCATGCCGGCATCGCCGCCCAGCGTCATGATCGACTCGGGGTGGAACTGGACCGCGGCGACGGGCTCGCTTCGATGCTCGATGCCCATCACGATACCGTCCTCGGTCTCGGCGGTGACCAGGAAATCGTCGGGCAGGCGCGAGGGATCGGCGAAGATCGAATGATAGCGGCCGACGACGATCTCGCGCGGCAGGTCGGCGAACACCCGGCCGGCCTCGTGCACGCGGATGCGCGAAGGCTTGCCGTGCATCGGATAGCCGAGCTGGCGAAGCTGGCCGCCATAGGCCTCGGTCAGCGCCTGCAGGCCAAGGCACACGCCGAAGATCGGCAGATCGCGCGCCCGCGCCTTCCTGATCGTCGCCTTGCAGTCGAAATCCTTCGGCAGGCCCGGACCCGGCGACAGCACCACCAGATCGGGCGCGTAATCGTCCAGCACCGCCTCGCGCACCGGCGAGCGCACCGTGCGGACCTCGGCGCCGGTCTGGCGGAAATAGTTCGCCAGCGTGTGCACGAAACTGTCCTCGTGATCGACGAGCAGGATGCGCATGCCCTCGCCGACGCGCCGCGCCTGACGCGGTCCGGCATCCACGTTGGACTTGCCGGATTCACGGATCGCCGCCAGCAGCGCCGAGGCCTTCAGTTCGGTCTCGGCCTCCTCGGCGTCCGGATCGGAATCGAACAGCAGGGTCGCCCCGGCCCGCACCGCCGCGATGCCGTCGCGTATCTGGATGGTGCGTAGCGTCAGGCCGGTGTTCATGTCGCCGTTGAACTTGACCATGCCGATCGCGCCGCCATACCAGGCGCGCGGGCTCTTCTCGTTGTTCTCGATGAAGCGCATGGCCCACAGCTTGGGCGCACCGGTCACCGTCACCGCCCAAGCGTGGCTGAGAAAGCCGTCGAACGCGTCCATGCCCTCGCGCAACCGCCCCTCCACATGGTCGACCGTGTGGATCAGCCGCGAATACATCTCGATCTGCCGTCGGCCGATGACCCGCACCGAGCCCGGTTCGCACACCCGGCTCTTGTCGTTGCGGTCGACGTCCGAGCACATGGTCAGCTCGCTCTCGTCCTTCTTCGAGTTG
Proteins encoded in this region:
- the leuA gene encoding 2-isopropylmalate synthase; this encodes MTTHFKTDTAAQHRGPGMPAANRKYRPYPPVDLPDRTWPSKTITEPPIWCSVDLRDGNQALIEPMGHERKTRMFALLLKMGFREIEIGFPSASQTDFDFARWCVEEGNVPDDVSLQVLVQCRPELIARTFESLEGSRHPIVHFYNSTSELQRRVVFGKDVAGIKQIATDAAKMITDMAARAGGGYRFQYSPESFTGTELEVALEICNAVTEIVQPTPDNKLILNLPATVEMSTPNIHADQIEWMCRNLDKRDSVIVSLHPHNDRGTGIAATELGLMAGADRVEGTLFGNGERTGNVDIVTLALNMFTQGVDPGLDVSDINAIRDVYEHCNQLAIPERHPYVGELVYTAFSGSHQDAINKGMKAHREARSDVWEVPYLPIDPEDVGRSYEAIIRINSQSGKGGIAYILQADYGLNLPRGLQVEFREIIQDITDREGKELSSKRIHEAFLATYVDVPHPRIRFVSHTTAPDPDNAGRRIVDAILMDGNEEIEIRGHGTGPIDGFVDAINTHYGLSMSVRDYSEHSLQHGSDAAAICYMEMDHADGRIFGVGINKNIVAASLEAIVSAVNRLRAGQSG
- a CDS encoding anthranilate synthase component I, translated to MNMQTMPGDAADSYVTAGGVRVERRQEPADYATAIDAMMDALDDRIGAVLSSNYEYPGRYTRWDTGIVDPPVMISARKRQMRIEALAPRGAPLVAMIAAALEGHEHILSAEHQDAALDLVIAEPAEIVAEEDRSRAPSVFSVLRTIVRHFSSPEDEDLALFGAFGYDIAFQFDPVEEKLPRDPGQRDLVLFFPDRILVADNHSARAWVDVYEFSTDGVTTAGIARAETPAPFEATETIPPRGDHEPGEYARLVDRARQRFACGDLFEVVPGQMFYERVESRPSAIARRLKATNPAPYSFFMNLGRNEFLVGASPEMFVRVTGRRIETCPISGTIARGADAIADSEQILKLLNSKKDESELTMCSDVDRNDKSRVCEPGSVRVIGRRQIEMYSRLIHTVDHVEGRLREGMDAFDGFLSHAWAVTVTGAPKLWAMRFIENNEKSPRAWYGGAIGMVKFNGDMNTGLTLRTIQIRDGIAAVRAGATLLFDSDPDAEEAETELKASALLAAIRESGKSNVDAGPRQARRVGEGMRILLVDHEDSFVHTLANYFRQTGAEVRTVRSPVREAVLDDYAPDLVVLSPGPGLPKDFDCKATIRKARARDLPIFGVCLGLQALTEAYGGQLRQLGYPMHGKPSRIRVHEAGRVFADLPREIVVGRYHSIFADPSRLPDDFLVTAETEDGIVMGIEHRSEPVAAVQFHPESIMTLGGDAGMKMIENVVGRLVDARNRTES
- a CDS encoding c-type cytochrome, with product MRVRWFAVTALTALAASVGAPALAQDYGRALVETNCAECHAIGVHDESAHEEAPPFRGLLRRYPVDALEEAFAQSIVTGHPDMPEFVATPEQIDAIIGYIAAIQR